The following coding sequences lie in one Fundulus heteroclitus isolate FHET01 chromosome 20, MU-UCD_Fhet_4.1, whole genome shotgun sequence genomic window:
- the gpr27 gene encoding probable G-protein coupled receptor 27, translated as MANASGLGESSASFHSYASTASAVKLASLGLITGMSLLGNASLSLLLLRDRSLHKAPYYFLLDLCLADVLRSAVCFPFVMASIGAGSAWPYGALSCKIVAFMSVLFCFHVAFLLFCVSVTRYMAIAHHRFYSKRMNLCTCVAVICMVWTLSAAMAFPPVFDVGTYKFIREEEQCTFEHRYVKSNDTLGFMLMLLVIVGTTHVVYIKMLCFVYDHRKMKPAQMVPAISQNWTFHGPGATGQAAANWIAGFGRGPTPPTLVGIRQASHPGNRRLLVLDEFKTEKRIGKMYYLITLSFLVLWAPYISACYLRILVRGAPVPELHLTAAVWMSFAQAGANPIISFMFNKELRMRLRACFSCCLGTQTPMEPYCVI; from the coding sequence ATGGCAAACGCAAGCGGGTTGGGGGAGAGCAGCGCGTCCTTCCACAGCTATGCGTCCACGGCCTCTGCGGTCAAGCTGGCGTCCCTGGGGCTCATCACGGGCATGAGCCTGCTGGGGAACGCGTCGctgtcgctgctgctgctcagggaCCGCTCGCTGCACAAGGCGCCCTACTACTTCCTGCTGGACCTGTGCCTGGCCGACGTGCTGCGCTCGGCCGTCTGCTTCCCCTTCGTGATGGCCTCGATCGGCGCCGGCTCCGCCTGGCCGTACGGCGCGCTCAGCTGCAAGATCGTCGCCTTCATGTCGGTGCTCTTCTGCTTCCACGTCGCCTTCCTGCTCTTCTGCGTCAGCGTCACCCGCTACATGGCCATCGCGCACCACCGCTTCTACTCCAAGCGCATGAACCTGTGCACCTGCGTGGCGGTCATCTGCATGGTGTGGACCCTCTCCGCGGCCATGGCCTTCCCGCCCGTGTTCGACGTGGGCACCTACAAGTTCATCCGCGAGGAGGAGCAGTGCACCTTCGAGCACCGCTACGTGAAGTCCAACGACACGCTGGGCTTCATGCTGATGCTGCTGGTCATCGTGGGCACCACCCATGTGGTTTACATAAAGATGCTGTGCTTCGTTTACGACCACCGCAAGATGAAGCCGGCCCAGATGGTCCCGGCCATCAGCCAGAACTGGACCTTCCACGGGCCCGGGGCCACTGGGCAGGCCGCCGCCAACTGGATCGCGGGCTTCGGGCGCGGACCCACGCCGCCCACGCTGGTGGGCATCCGGCAGGCGTCGCACCCCGGCAACAGGAGGCTGCTGGTGCTGGACGAGTTTAAGACGGAGAAGCGCATCGGGAAGATGTACTACCTGATCACGCTGTCCTTCCTCGTCCTGTGGGCTCCGTACATCAGCGCCTGCTACCTGAGGATACTGGTGCGGGGGGCCCCTGTCCCGGAGCTCCACCTGACCGCCGCCGTGTGGATGAGCTTCGCCCAGGCGGGGGCCAACCCCATCATCAGCTTCATGTTCAACAAGGAGCTCCGGATGAGACTCAGAGCCTGCTTCTCCTGCTGCCTGGGCACGCAGACCCCCATGGAGCCATACTGTGTCATATGA